From one Lysinibacillus sp. G4S2 genomic stretch:
- a CDS encoding AMP-binding protein gives MYHLEIETASRGEMERIQLERLKATVENVYHNTPFYKEQFDQLGVKPADIQRLEDIRKLPFTKKINLREQYPFKLFAVPMDDVVRIHGSSGTSGKPTIVGYTKNDIDMWSGLLARAIVTAGGRKSDIFHNAYGYGLFTGGIGLHYGAETLGAAVVPVSGGNTERQITLIEDFKPRGIAGTPSYILNIAEKMEEMGIDPATNGIEYGIFGAEPWSEEMRSAIEDKLKIRAMDIYGLSEVMGPGVSIECYEAQDGLHIAEDHFFVEIIDPDTLEPVADGEDGELVITSLTKEALPIIRYRTGDITSVTREKCKCGRTTMRMARVKGRTDDMLIIRGVNVFPSEIERELLQIEGLAPHYQIHLLKKGNMDAIELHVELTPRLYEKVGGDLSHPLIQLLTKEIKHDLKNACLISVSLVIENIGAIPRSEGKAIRVIDRRKEQKEVLQ, from the coding sequence TTCAAGGGGAGAAATGGAAAGGATTCAACTAGAGCGTTTAAAAGCAACAGTTGAAAATGTCTATCACAACACACCATTCTATAAGGAGCAATTTGATCAGCTTGGGGTTAAGCCAGCTGATATTCAACGTTTAGAAGATATTCGCAAATTGCCATTTACGAAAAAAATAAATTTACGTGAGCAATATCCATTTAAGCTTTTTGCCGTACCGATGGATGATGTAGTGCGCATTCATGGTTCTTCGGGAACTAGTGGAAAACCAACAATTGTCGGTTATACAAAAAATGATATCGATATGTGGTCGGGACTTTTAGCTCGCGCTATTGTTACCGCAGGGGGACGCAAATCAGATATTTTTCATAATGCATATGGATACGGTCTATTTACTGGAGGGATAGGTTTACACTACGGAGCTGAAACATTAGGAGCGGCCGTTGTGCCAGTCTCGGGAGGAAATACAGAACGTCAAATTACATTAATTGAAGATTTTAAACCGCGAGGCATCGCAGGGACACCTTCTTACATTCTAAACATCGCTGAAAAGATGGAGGAAATGGGCATTGATCCAGCGACGAACGGGATTGAATATGGAATTTTTGGTGCAGAGCCTTGGTCCGAGGAAATGCGTAGTGCCATTGAGGATAAATTGAAAATTCGTGCAATGGATATTTACGGTTTAAGTGAAGTGATGGGTCCTGGTGTTTCGATTGAATGCTATGAGGCACAAGATGGTTTACATATTGCAGAAGACCATTTCTTCGTTGAAATTATCGATCCGGATACGTTAGAACCTGTAGCTGATGGAGAAGATGGTGAATTGGTTATCACAAGTTTAACGAAGGAAGCGCTACCAATTATTCGTTATCGTACGGGTGATATTACATCCGTTACACGTGAAAAATGTAAATGTGGACGCACAACAATGCGAATGGCGCGTGTGAAGGGGCGAACAGATGACATGTTAATTATTCGTGGCGTTAATGTCTTCCCATCTGAAATCGAGCGTGAGTTGTTACAAATTGAAGGTTTGGCACCACATTATCAAATTCATTTGTTGAAAAAGGGCAATATGGATGCGATTGAACTACATGTTGAGTTAACGCCAAGATTATATGAAAAAGTAGGAGGCGACCTAAGTCATCCGCTTATTCAATTACTGACAAAGGAAATCAAGCACGATTTGAAAAATGCCTGCTTAATTTCCGTTAGTCTGGTCATTGAAAATATTGGTGCAATTCCTCGCTCTGAAGGAAAAGCCATTCGTGTCATTGATAGAAGAAAGGAACAAAAGGAGGTTCTGCAATGA
- a CDS encoding NAD(P)/FAD-dependent oxidoreductase: MIDAEQIKDVTIIGGGPVGMFAAFYGGMRGMSVKIIESLPQLGGQLAALYPEKYIYDIAGFPKIRAQDLIFNLKEQMNTFPLDVCTNESVQTIEKDENGIFKLETTTGTHYSRTILITAGNGAFKVRTLDLDGEEKYAQRNLHYFINDLNAFKDRNVMVFGGGDSAVDWAMMLEPIAKKVSIVHRRDKFRAHEHSVENLMQSSVEVITPYVPEELIGEERITHVKLKHAKDDTQQPIYGVDDIIVNFGFVSSLGAIKDWGLDINKNSIVVNSRMETNIPGIYAAGDICTYDGKVKLIVSGFGEAPTAISNAKVYIDPTSKVQPLHSTSVMEEKKKQLT; this comes from the coding sequence ATGATTGATGCTGAGCAAATAAAAGATGTGACAATTATTGGCGGGGGGCCAGTTGGTATGTTTGCCGCCTTCTATGGTGGTATGCGAGGCATGAGCGTCAAAATTATCGAAAGCCTTCCTCAATTGGGTGGCCAACTTGCTGCGCTTTATCCGGAAAAATATATTTATGACATTGCAGGTTTTCCGAAAATTCGCGCACAAGATCTCATCTTTAATTTAAAAGAACAAATGAATACGTTTCCACTGGATGTTTGTACGAATGAATCTGTACAAACAATCGAAAAAGATGAAAACGGTATTTTCAAGCTTGAAACGACTACGGGTACTCATTATTCACGTACAATACTGATCACTGCTGGAAACGGTGCGTTTAAAGTTCGTACGCTTGACTTAGATGGAGAAGAAAAGTATGCACAACGTAATTTACATTACTTCATTAATGACCTTAATGCTTTTAAAGATCGGAACGTGATGGTTTTTGGTGGCGGTGATTCAGCAGTCGATTGGGCGATGATGCTAGAACCAATTGCGAAAAAGGTCTCTATTGTCCATAGACGTGATAAATTCCGTGCACATGAACATAGTGTAGAAAACTTAATGCAATCGTCTGTTGAGGTGATTACACCTTATGTTCCTGAAGAACTTATAGGGGAAGAGCGTATTACACATGTTAAATTAAAGCATGCAAAAGACGACACGCAGCAACCAATCTATGGAGTCGATGATATTATTGTAAACTTTGGTTTTGTTTCTTCTTTAGGTGCCATTAAAGATTGGGGCTTAGACATTAACAAAAACTCCATCGTCGTTAATTCACGTATGGAAACGAACATTCCAGGTATTTATGCGGCTGGAGACATTTGCACATATGATGGGAAAGTAAAGTTAATTGTTAGTGGTTTCGGAGAAGCACCTACTGCTATTAGTAACGCGAAAGTATATATTGACCCAACATCTAAAGTGCAACCGTTGCATAGTACGAGTGTAATGGAGGAAAAAAAGAAACAACTTACTTAA
- a CDS encoding ferredoxin, whose protein sequence is MVKFTRVDQDTCIACGACGASAPDIFDYNDEGIAYVILDNNQGCKEVPIDLYDDLEDAMEGCPTESIKVAINTKVLLEV, encoded by the coding sequence ATGGTGAAATTCACTAGAGTAGATCAAGATACATGTATTGCTTGTGGCGCATGTGGCGCATCGGCTCCGGATATTTTTGACTATAATGACGAAGGAATCGCGTATGTTATTTTAGACAATAACCAAGGTTGTAAAGAAGTTCCGATAGATTTATATGATGATTTAGAGGATGCGATGGAGGGCTGTCCAACAGAATCAATTAAAGTAGCAATCAATACTAAGGTCTTGTTGGAAGTGTGA
- the paaA gene encoding 1,2-phenylacetyl-CoA epoxidase subunit PaaA — MSIVSQISEQELQEQFEARIAAGEKIEVDDWMPEEYRLALIKLISMHGISEIMGALPEKEWVPKAPTLYRKLGIMAKVQDEMGHGQLLLRVAEDLLKPYGKDRGEIMIDLFEGRLKFHNVFHMETKSWGDAGLIGWLVDGSAIISQTNMLGSSYGPYARALQRICAEEVFHAQHGEAIIMALAEGTPAQRALVQDAVNRWWESLLFFFGPASKDTTGTSKQDLTIKYKIRVLTNEELRQSFLTKYVPRIQSIGLTVPDPTLHFDEAQNKWIYQEPNWEYFKKIQRNEGPCSQERLALRRSSYENNAWVREALTALVN; from the coding sequence ATGAGTATCGTATCACAAATATCTGAACAAGAATTACAGGAGCAATTTGAGGCGCGTATTGCTGCTGGAGAGAAGATTGAAGTAGATGATTGGATGCCGGAAGAATACCGCTTGGCACTAATCAAATTAATTTCAATGCATGGTATTAGTGAAATAATGGGGGCTCTTCCTGAGAAAGAATGGGTTCCGAAAGCACCGACTTTATATCGAAAGCTAGGGATTATGGCGAAGGTTCAAGATGAGATGGGACATGGTCAATTGTTATTACGCGTAGCAGAGGATTTGCTTAAACCATATGGGAAAGATCGCGGCGAGATAATGATTGATTTATTCGAAGGACGTCTTAAGTTCCACAACGTATTCCATATGGAAACAAAATCATGGGGGGATGCAGGTTTAATTGGCTGGCTTGTAGATGGTTCAGCCATTATTTCACAAACTAACATGTTAGGTTCCTCATACGGACCTTATGCGCGTGCCCTTCAACGTATTTGTGCAGAAGAAGTATTCCATGCACAACACGGTGAAGCCATTATTATGGCATTGGCAGAAGGTACACCAGCACAGCGTGCACTTGTACAAGATGCGGTAAATCGTTGGTGGGAATCACTATTATTTTTCTTTGGCCCAGCATCAAAAGACACAACAGGTACTAGTAAACAAGATCTCACTATTAAATATAAAATTCGTGTCTTAACGAATGAGGAGCTACGCCAAAGTTTCTTAACAAAATATGTTCCTCGTATTCAATCGATCGGTTTAACTGTGCCAGACCCAACTTTGCACTTTGATGAAGCGCAAAATAAATGGATTTACCAAGAACCTAACTGGGAATATTTCAAAAAAATCCAGCGCAACGAAGGTCCATGTTCACAAGAACGCTTAGCGCTTCGTCGTTCATCTTACGAAAACAACGCTTGGGTACGGGAAGCATTAACGGCTCTAGTAAATTAA
- the paaB gene encoding 1,2-phenylacetyl-CoA epoxidase subunit PaaB, whose product MEKQSFYQEFEVFSKRTATANFQHQFSLLAPNGEMAIVMAQENFMRREPVVDIWVVNRKHLHGLTQDSKQALQRLDNKDYRTTKGYGYLKKKWRHYEQVMLDEKEILSWAGGGEKNE is encoded by the coding sequence TTGGAAAAGCAATCTTTCTATCAAGAATTTGAAGTATTTAGTAAACGAACAGCAACAGCAAATTTTCAACATCAGTTTAGCCTTTTAGCACCGAATGGAGAAATGGCGATAGTTATGGCACAGGAAAACTTTATGCGTCGGGAGCCTGTAGTAGACATTTGGGTCGTCAATCGCAAACATTTACATGGTCTAACTCAAGACAGTAAACAAGCGCTGCAACGCCTAGACAATAAAGATTACCGTACAACAAAAGGCTATGGCTATTTAAAGAAAAAATGGCGCCACTATGAACAAGTTATGTTGGATGAAAAAGAAATCCTATCTTGGGCAGGAGGAGGGGAGAAAAATGAATAA
- the paaC gene encoding 1,2-phenylacetyl-CoA epoxidase subunit PaaC — MNNEGTPDYKKAVITLLYQLADDDYLFSYRGSEWLGLAPHIEEDVAFSSITQDTMGHANLYYTLLEELGEGTSDALSQLRPKEERCNSLLVERPNGEGYYKEAPNYDWGYAIARNFVYTTAKKAKIDALKASSYAPIREVAMKISTELYYHQMHWTTWFTQLCTATEESRSRMIAALQEVMKDAGDLLSFGQSVTDITACELIESEAAIKERWLAIVTPTFEAVEIPIPELPAPIINGRNGQHTDDLTSAIETMSEVYRSDLAASW; from the coding sequence ATGAATAACGAAGGAACACCTGACTATAAAAAAGCGGTCATTACACTTCTTTATCAATTAGCGGATGATGATTACTTATTTTCATATCGTGGCTCCGAGTGGCTTGGGCTGGCGCCACATATTGAGGAAGACGTAGCATTCTCTTCCATTACACAAGATACGATGGGGCATGCGAACTTATATTACACACTTTTAGAGGAGCTAGGCGAAGGCACTTCAGACGCATTATCGCAGCTTCGACCTAAAGAGGAACGTTGTAATAGTCTTCTTGTTGAACGCCCGAATGGGGAAGGTTACTACAAGGAAGCACCGAATTACGACTGGGGCTACGCAATTGCACGCAATTTTGTCTATACAACGGCGAAAAAAGCGAAGATAGATGCACTAAAGGCAAGTAGCTATGCCCCAATCCGAGAAGTGGCTATGAAAATTAGTACGGAGCTTTATTATCATCAAATGCATTGGACAACATGGTTTACGCAATTATGTACAGCAACAGAGGAATCACGTTCACGCATGATAGCAGCATTACAGGAAGTAATGAAAGATGCTGGTGATTTATTATCATTTGGCCAATCAGTTACGGACATAACAGCATGTGAATTAATTGAGTCAGAAGCGGCCATAAAAGAACGTTGGTTGGCTATTGTAACACCAACTTTTGAAGCGGTAGAAATCCCTATTCCTGAACTCCCAGCACCGATTATTAATGGTCGCAACGGTCAACATACAGACGATTTAACATCGGCAATCGAAACGATGTCAGAGGTGTATCGTTCTGATTTGGCGGCAAGCTGGTAA
- the paaD gene encoding 1,2-phenylacetyl-CoA epoxidase subunit PaaD, which yields MTTTDLHEAHIYEVLGTVKDPEIDTVSIIDLGMVERVHVDDGHIRIEVLPTFSGCPALTIIQQNIKKAVEQLEAVREVSVVFINNPTWTSDRVTAKGREGLKQFGIAPPPRFLQEDGSWHVDCPYCGSTYVTLENIFGPTACRSILYCKSCKNPFEAMKLISTSM from the coding sequence ATGACAACTACTGATCTGCACGAAGCGCACATCTATGAGGTGTTGGGTACAGTGAAAGATCCAGAAATTGATACGGTGAGTATTATTGACCTTGGCATGGTTGAACGTGTGCATGTGGATGATGGACATATCCGTATTGAAGTACTACCAACATTTTCAGGATGTCCTGCACTGACAATTATTCAACAAAATATTAAAAAAGCAGTTGAACAACTAGAAGCCGTTCGTGAGGTAAGTGTCGTGTTTATAAATAATCCTACCTGGACTTCAGATCGTGTAACAGCGAAGGGGCGAGAAGGACTAAAGCAATTTGGTATTGCACCACCACCTCGTTTTTTACAAGAAGATGGCTCTTGGCATGTCGATTGCCCGTATTGTGGCTCTACGTATGTCACGCTTGAAAATATTTTTGGTCCAACAGCGTGCCGCAGTATTTTATATTGCAAAAGCTGTAAAAATCCATTTGAGGCAATGAAACTAATTTCTACTTCGATGTAG
- a CDS encoding EthD family reductase has protein sequence MAKLIALYKHPVDKAAFDEHYEKVHTPITAKIPGLREMKVTKFNSTPMGTETPYYLMCEMTYDSAEDLKHGLRSPEGKASGKDLMSFASDIVTLIIGEDA, from the coding sequence ATGGCAAAATTAATCGCGTTATATAAACACCCTGTTGATAAAGCAGCATTTGATGAGCATTACGAAAAGGTTCATACTCCGATTACTGCGAAAATCCCAGGCTTACGTGAAATGAAAGTGACAAAATTTAATTCAACTCCAATGGGCACAGAAACGCCATACTACTTAATGTGTGAAATGACCTATGATAGCGCAGAAGATTTAAAACATGGGCTACGTTCACCAGAAGGGAAAGCATCTGGTAAAGATTTAATGAGCTTTGCAAGCGATATCGTCACATTAATCATCGGTGAAGATGCGTAA
- a CDS encoding enoyl-CoA hydratase-related protein, translated as MTAFTFIEITMDSGIGYIYLNRPRQYNSLNRAMVREIVQAMEMFDRDEHVQVIVLAGNGKAFSSGADIDEMVADNTIRLELLNQFADWDRIGQIKKPIIGSVKGFVFGGGFELTLCCDVLIAAEGTEFSFPEINLGVMPGAGGTQRLTKLVGRTKALEWIWSAARITADEALAYGIINKIVQPEILIEETHKTAMMLAQKPALALRLIKEAVNKAVDYSLYEGMQFERKNFYVLFSSEDQKEGMQAFVEKRQPNFKGR; from the coding sequence ATGACAGCATTCACCTTTATTGAAATAACGATGGATAGTGGGATCGGGTATATCTACTTAAACCGCCCTCGCCAATACAACTCATTAAATCGTGCAATGGTACGTGAAATTGTGCAGGCGATGGAAATGTTTGATCGTGACGAACATGTGCAGGTCATCGTTTTAGCTGGAAATGGAAAAGCATTCTCATCCGGTGCAGATATTGATGAAATGGTGGCAGACAATACAATCCGTTTAGAGCTATTAAATCAATTCGCTGATTGGGATCGTATTGGGCAAATTAAAAAGCCGATTATCGGTAGCGTCAAAGGGTTCGTATTCGGAGGTGGCTTTGAATTAACCCTCTGCTGTGATGTATTAATTGCTGCAGAGGGCACAGAATTTAGTTTCCCTGAAATAAACCTTGGTGTAATGCCTGGTGCAGGTGGTACACAGCGCTTAACAAAACTAGTAGGGCGAACAAAAGCATTAGAGTGGATTTGGAGTGCGGCTCGAATTACTGCCGATGAAGCGCTCGCATATGGCATCATCAACAAAATTGTACAGCCAGAAATATTAATAGAAGAAACACATAAAACAGCGATGATGCTCGCGCAAAAACCTGCCCTCGCTTTACGACTCATAAAGGAAGCGGTCAACAAAGCTGTAGACTACTCGCTCTATGAAGGGATGCAATTTGAACGGAAAAATTTCTATGTATTATTCTCTTCGGAAGATCAAAAAGAAGGCATGCAAGCATTCGTTGAAAAACGTCAACCGAACTTTAAGGGGAGATAG
- a CDS encoding enoyl-CoA hydratase-related protein, producing the protein MFETIQYELKESVAYISLNRPDTLNAFTAQMNHEIRTAVKQASIDDAVRCIVLRGEGRAFCSGQDLSVIDEDTKLGDILADYYGPMVQQLHSCEKPIIAAVHGAAAGAGFSLALAADFRVMAEKSFFMNAFIHVGLIPDSGNLYYLKRLVGDAKALEISVLGQRIKPDEAKQLGLTTAVYSNETFEEDVHAFAQQIVQLPTKAIALIKRNIKAAEHLKFEDFLAYEAQSQSIAGATDDHQEGMKAFAEKRQPQFSGQ; encoded by the coding sequence ATGTTTGAAACTATTCAATACGAACTAAAAGAATCCGTAGCTTATATTTCATTAAATCGTCCCGACACATTAAATGCTTTCACGGCACAGATGAATCACGAAATTCGTACGGCCGTCAAACAAGCTTCTATAGATGATGCGGTACGTTGTATTGTACTACGCGGTGAAGGACGTGCATTTTGTTCGGGTCAGGATCTTTCAGTAATTGATGAAGATACTAAACTTGGTGATATTTTAGCAGATTATTATGGTCCGATGGTACAACAACTTCATAGCTGTGAAAAACCGATTATCGCAGCTGTGCATGGTGCAGCGGCAGGGGCTGGCTTTAGTTTAGCCCTTGCTGCCGACTTTCGAGTGATGGCGGAAAAGTCATTCTTTATGAACGCCTTCATCCATGTAGGGTTAATTCCAGATTCTGGGAATTTATACTACTTAAAACGATTAGTTGGCGACGCTAAAGCGCTTGAAATTTCTGTACTCGGTCAACGGATTAAACCAGATGAAGCCAAACAATTAGGGTTAACGACAGCTGTCTATAGCAATGAAACATTTGAAGAGGATGTGCATGCATTCGCACAACAGATTGTCCAGTTACCGACTAAAGCAATAGCTCTTATTAAACGTAATATCAAGGCAGCAGAACACTTAAAGTTCGAGGACTTCCTTGCATACGAAGCGCAAAGTCAAAGTATTGCTGGAGCGACAGACGATCACCAAGAAGGTATGAAAGCATTTGCAGAAAAAAGACAACCACAATTTAGCGGACAATAA
- a CDS encoding aldehyde dehydrogenase family protein: MAQQVQEQVSVKRDFYHLIINGEKVESSNGGTFQTINPATGEVVATVAKASQEDAERAVQAAREAFDFGKWKQYPVNRRAQVLHKIAAIMRSRFNEIVELEMLDTGKSLGTAQGQVNQAIEDFEFYAGAIVGHRGAVNNMPGQFHNYTEKEPVGVCAQIVPWNYPLMMAAWKIAPAIAVGCSVIVKPASLTPLTAIVLGEICLEAGVPAGVVNIIPGSGKDVGNYLVEHQQVDKVAFTGSTPVGKGIMEKASQTLKRVTLELGGKSPNLVFEDADIDAAVDGSLYGIFYNSGQSCEARSRLYVHKDIYDEFLEKFVAKAKAIKLGDPFDKGTHMGAIIDQDQLDTIDGYVKSAIEEGATILTGGKVAAVEGFENGFWYEPTIIADVNQSMKVVREEIFGPVVIVMPFSDEKEAIRLANDSEFGLGSAVWSKDGARATRVANQIQAGIVMVNCPFSAMPGTPFGGYKQSGFGRELCIETLDLYTETKSIISYYGSRPLNPLGV, translated from the coding sequence ATGGCACAACAAGTACAAGAGCAAGTTTCAGTAAAACGTGATTTTTATCATTTAATTATTAATGGTGAAAAAGTGGAGAGCAGTAATGGTGGGACATTCCAAACAATTAATCCTGCGACGGGTGAAGTTGTAGCGACTGTCGCAAAAGCTTCACAGGAAGATGCGGAACGTGCGGTACAAGCAGCTCGAGAAGCATTTGATTTCGGAAAATGGAAGCAATACCCTGTCAATCGTCGTGCACAAGTGCTCCATAAAATTGCTGCTATTATGCGTTCTCGCTTTAATGAAATCGTAGAGCTAGAAATGCTTGATACAGGAAAATCACTTGGCACAGCACAGGGTCAAGTAAATCAAGCGATAGAAGATTTCGAATTTTATGCAGGTGCGATTGTTGGTCATCGCGGAGCAGTAAATAATATGCCAGGTCAATTCCATAATTACACGGAAAAAGAGCCAGTTGGAGTATGTGCACAAATTGTCCCTTGGAATTACCCACTGATGATGGCTGCATGGAAGATTGCTCCAGCTATAGCCGTTGGATGCTCCGTTATTGTGAAACCAGCTTCTTTAACCCCTTTAACAGCGATCGTGTTAGGTGAAATTTGCTTAGAAGCAGGTGTACCGGCAGGGGTTGTCAACATCATTCCAGGTTCAGGGAAGGATGTAGGAAATTACTTAGTTGAACATCAGCAAGTCGATAAAGTAGCTTTCACAGGTTCAACACCAGTCGGCAAAGGAATAATGGAAAAAGCTTCTCAAACATTAAAACGCGTTACATTAGAGCTAGGTGGGAAATCACCAAATCTAGTATTCGAAGATGCAGATATCGATGCGGCAGTAGATGGCTCACTATACGGCATTTTCTATAACTCAGGGCAATCCTGTGAAGCACGTTCACGCTTATACGTACACAAAGACATTTACGATGAGTTTTTAGAGAAATTTGTCGCGAAAGCAAAAGCCATTAAACTAGGTGATCCATTCGATAAAGGGACTCATATGGGGGCAATTATCGACCAAGACCAATTAGATACGATCGATGGCTATGTGAAATCTGCCATTGAAGAGGGTGCAACTATTTTAACAGGTGGCAAAGTGGCAGCTGTAGAGGGCTTTGAAAATGGATTCTGGTATGAGCCAACTATTATTGCTGACGTAAATCAATCCATGAAAGTTGTGCGTGAAGAAATATTTGGTCCAGTAGTGATTGTGATGCCATTTAGCGATGAAAAAGAAGCTATTCGTCTGGCGAATGATTCAGAGTTTGGTTTAGGCTCAGCGGTTTGGTCAAAAGACGGTGCACGTGCTACTCGTGTAGCCAATCAAATTCAAGCAGGAATCGTTATGGTCAATTGTCCATTCTCTGCAATGCCAGGTACTCCATTTGGTGGGTATAAGCAATCTGGTTTCGGACGTGAACTATGCATCGAAACGTTAGATTTATATACAGAAACAAAAAGTATCATTTCATATTATGGTAGCCGCCCACTAAATCCACTAGGCGTCTAA
- a CDS encoding 3-hydroxyacyl-CoA dehydrogenase, producing the protein MRKVIVIGSGVMGRGIAYVCAVSGFETAIIDINEQALQNAQNEIISIFEKSVVRGKLTAQQVQEAMLRLTYVTDLATVASKADLIIEAVPEKRDIKRAVFEQMEQFASPHCLFATNTSTMSPTEIASYAKRPEQTIAMHFFNPVHKMELVEIIRGLETSDETVQTICEIAKEMGKQTVVINEFPGFITSRISALVGNEAFYMLQEGLGRPEDIDKAIKLGLNYPMGPFELVDLVGLDARLNNLRYLHEKLGEKYRPAPLLEQYVQAGRLGRKSGKGVYDYNEQKEVVKND; encoded by the coding sequence TTGAGAAAAGTTATTGTCATCGGATCAGGGGTTATGGGACGTGGAATTGCCTACGTATGTGCAGTCAGTGGCTTTGAAACAGCTATTATAGACATAAACGAACAAGCGTTACAAAATGCACAAAATGAAATTATCTCCATTTTCGAAAAATCTGTTGTACGCGGAAAATTAACGGCGCAACAAGTACAAGAAGCGATGTTACGCCTGACTTATGTGACAGACTTAGCGACTGTCGCCAGTAAAGCAGATTTAATCATTGAAGCGGTACCCGAAAAAAGGGACATAAAACGAGCCGTCTTTGAGCAGATGGAACAGTTTGCATCCCCTCACTGTTTATTTGCAACAAATACTTCAACAATGAGCCCAACAGAAATTGCTTCCTATGCAAAACGACCTGAACAAACAATCGCGATGCACTTCTTTAATCCCGTCCATAAAATGGAGCTTGTTGAGATTATTAGAGGCTTGGAAACAAGTGATGAGACAGTTCAAACCATTTGCGAAATTGCTAAAGAAATGGGCAAACAAACGGTTGTCATTAATGAGTTTCCGGGTTTTATTACAAGTCGTATTAGTGCGCTCGTCGGTAATGAAGCCTTTTACATGTTACAAGAGGGCTTAGGTAGACCAGAAGACATCGATAAAGCTATTAAACTCGGCTTGAATTATCCTATGGGACCATTCGAATTGGTCGATTTAGTCGGTCTTGATGCACGTCTAAATAATTTACGATATTTACATGAAAAACTCGGTGAAAAATACCGCCCAGCACCACTGCTCGAACAATATGTACAAGCTGGACGTTTAGGGCGAAAGAGTGGGAAAGGTGTTTATGACTATAATGAGCAAAAAGAGGTGGTAAAAAATGACTGA